Proteins from one Acidiphilium multivorum AIU301 genomic window:
- a CDS encoding endonuclease/exonuclease/phosphatase family protein: MRLISWNLLRRVGAEAREVAALIEDYRPDLMLMQEATESIAQVTDLCGGWFYRAPMQGRIYGLAVWSPAPLAEPGTVRLPASVMPGRVPPRLALLVEAQGITFANVHLSHGQMLNRLQLRHIARQIDGPAVIVGDYNAVGPIRLRGYRDVGPRQTTCRAGEMVPFRLDRCMVRDLHAHEARVLGRGSSDHHPIVVTLAAAAAEG, translated from the coding sequence ATGCGCCTGATCAGCTGGAACCTGCTCCGCCGCGTGGGCGCCGAGGCCCGCGAGGTCGCGGCGCTGATCGAGGATTACCGGCCCGACCTGATGCTGATGCAGGAAGCGACCGAGTCGATTGCCCAGGTCACCGATCTTTGCGGCGGATGGTTCTATCGCGCGCCGATGCAGGGGCGGATCTACGGGCTTGCCGTCTGGAGTCCCGCACCGCTGGCTGAGCCCGGCACGGTGCGGTTGCCGGCTTCGGTCATGCCCGGAAGGGTGCCGCCGCGCCTCGCCCTGCTGGTGGAGGCGCAGGGAATCACCTTCGCCAACGTCCATCTCTCGCACGGGCAGATGCTCAACCGCCTGCAGCTTCGCCATATCGCCCGGCAGATCGACGGCCCGGCGGTGATCGTTGGCGACTACAATGCGGTGGGCCCGATCCGGCTCAGGGGATATCGAGATGTCGGCCCGAGGCAGACCACCTGCCGCGCCGGCGAGATGGTGCCGTTCCGGCTCGACCGTTGCATGGTGCGCGACCTGCACGCGCATGAGGCCCGGGTGCTCGGCCGCGGCAGTTCCGATCATCACCCGATCGTGGTGACACTCGCCGCCGCCGCCGCCGAAGGCTGA
- a CDS encoding host attachment protein, producing MSSSEDLLVVIADGAQARFVRFRPPGKLKTERTFESVAAHLRSSELRSDGPGASFHTGSTAHHAVEPRHDPHESEKIAFARTVASELNALPEGSFGGLILAAPARLIPTLRDALAPLPARNLIGTVEHDLVKVPDEELWPHLEAVLPAGIHPARL from the coding sequence ATGTCCAGCAGCGAAGACCTCCTCGTCGTGATTGCCGATGGCGCGCAGGCGCGCTTCGTGCGGTTCCGTCCCCCAGGCAAGCTCAAGACCGAGCGCACATTCGAATCGGTGGCGGCGCATCTGCGTTCCTCCGAACTGCGCAGCGATGGGCCGGGCGCATCGTTCCATACCGGCTCGACGGCGCATCACGCGGTTGAGCCGCGGCATGACCCGCACGAGTCGGAAAAGATCGCCTTCGCCCGAACCGTGGCGTCGGAACTCAATGCGCTGCCCGAAGGCAGCTTCGGCGGTTTGATCCTTGCTGCGCCTGCGCGGCTGATACCGACGCTGCGCGACGCGCTGGCGCCCTTGCCGGCGCGCAACCTGATCGGCACCGTCGAGCACGACCTCGTCAAGGTGCCGGATGAGGAACTCTGGCCGCATCTGGAAGCGGTATTGCCGGCCGGAATTCATCCCGCGCGATTGTGA
- a CDS encoding acetyl-CoA hydrolase/transferase family protein codes for MYRDRIRLETLWGKVMSAEEAALSIRDGMVIGMSGFTRAGDAKEVPVALAERARRDPLRITLMTGASLGNDIDKTLSEANVIARRMPFQADPALRRRINDGEVMFIDQHLSETVEQLRARQLRPVDIAVVEATAINEKGGIVPTTSVGNAASFAVLAEKVIVEINMTMPQELEGLHDIYFPSRRPYREPLGVMRPSDRIGLPYVPIDPQKIIGIVITSKADSPSRIEPPDEDTAAIAGHLLEFLDHEVREARLSPSLMPLQAGIGSIANAVLHGFTESRFSNLTMYSEVLQDSTISLLDSGRLVFASGSSMTLSKPLYERVLGDIGRYRDRLVLRPQEISNHPEIVRRLGIIGINTALEADIYGNVNSTHVGGTHMMNGIGGSGDFARNGHLSVFVTKSLAKGGKISSIVPMVSHVDHTEHDVDVIVTERGLADLRGLAPRERAALVIDKCAHPLYRDALRDYFNEAVRSRGGQTPHLIEQALSWHARLRESGSMQGVKPPAPRPEAPARHRGVRPASA; via the coding sequence ATGTATCGTGACCGGATCAGGCTGGAGACGCTCTGGGGCAAGGTGATGTCGGCCGAGGAGGCCGCGCTGTCGATCAGGGACGGGATGGTGATCGGCATGAGCGGTTTCACCCGCGCCGGAGACGCCAAGGAGGTGCCGGTGGCCCTCGCCGAGCGCGCCCGGCGTGATCCACTGCGGATCACGCTGATGACCGGCGCCTCGCTCGGCAACGATATCGACAAGACGCTGTCCGAGGCCAACGTGATCGCCCGCCGCATGCCCTTCCAGGCCGACCCGGCCCTGCGCCGCCGCATCAATGACGGCGAGGTGATGTTCATCGACCAGCATCTGTCCGAAACGGTGGAACAGCTGCGCGCACGCCAGCTTCGCCCGGTCGACATCGCCGTGGTCGAGGCGACGGCGATCAACGAGAAGGGCGGCATCGTGCCCACCACCTCGGTCGGCAACGCCGCGAGCTTCGCCGTGCTGGCGGAGAAGGTGATCGTCGAGATCAACATGACGATGCCGCAGGAACTCGAAGGCCTGCACGACATCTATTTCCCCTCGCGCCGCCCCTATCGCGAGCCGCTCGGGGTGATGCGGCCGAGCGACCGGATCGGCCTGCCCTATGTGCCGATCGACCCGCAGAAGATCATCGGCATCGTCATCACCAGCAAGGCCGACAGCCCCTCGCGCATCGAGCCGCCCGACGAGGACACCGCCGCGATCGCCGGGCACCTGCTGGAATTCCTCGACCACGAGGTGCGCGAGGCCCGGCTCTCGCCCTCGCTGATGCCGTTGCAGGCCGGCATCGGCAGCATCGCCAACGCGGTGCTGCACGGCTTCACCGAAAGCCGGTTCAGCAACCTCACCATGTATTCCGAGGTGTTGCAGGACAGCACGATCTCGTTGCTCGACAGCGGCCGCCTTGTCTTCGCCTCCGGCTCGTCGATGACGCTGTCGAAGCCGCTCTACGAACGGGTGCTCGGCGATATCGGCCGCTACCGCGACCGGCTGGTGCTGCGCCCGCAGGAAATCAGCAACCATCCCGAAATCGTCCGCCGCCTCGGCATCATCGGCATCAACACGGCGCTGGAGGCAGATATCTACGGCAACGTGAACTCCACCCATGTCGGTGGCACGCACATGATGAACGGCATCGGCGGCTCCGGCGATTTCGCGCGGAACGGCCATCTCTCAGTGTTCGTCACCAAGTCGCTGGCCAAGGGCGGCAAGATCTCCAGCATCGTGCCGATGGTCTCGCATGTCGATCATACCGAGCACGACGTGGACGTGATCGTCACCGAACGGGGGCTGGCCGACCTGCGAGGCCTTGCCCCGCGCGAGCGGGCGGCGCTGGTCATCGACAAATGCGCGCACCCGCTCTACCGCGACGCGCTGCGTGACTATTTCAACGAGGCCGTGCGCAGCCGTGGCGGGCAGACGCCGCATCTGATCGAACAGGCGCTGTCCTGGCACGCCCGTCTGCGCGAAAGCGGCTCCATGCAGGGGGTGAAGCCTCCGGCGCCGCGCCCGGAGGCCCCGGCGCGGCACCGCGGGGTCAGACCCGCATCGGCATGA
- a CDS encoding tRNA1(Val) (adenine(37)-N6)-methyltransferase — protein MRLTEGTLLAGRIRYTQAATGHRTGIEPVLLAAVVPARPGERVIEAGTGAGAGLLCLSYRVPELRGVGIERDPELAALARDNLRTNGFEGTTIITADITGPPLTGPVDHAFANPPWRPVADTPSPDPGRRLAYEAPGDLLPAWTASLTRLLRPRGSLSLILPAASLDTALEAARAAGCGSLRILPLWPRAGRPAKLFILRAIRGGRGPTVLLPGLVLHEASGFSEAANLVLRDGAAIDL, from the coding sequence ATGAGGCTTACCGAAGGCACCTTGCTTGCCGGTCGCATCCGCTACACCCAGGCCGCGACCGGGCATCGGACCGGAATCGAGCCCGTGCTGCTCGCCGCCGTCGTGCCGGCACGGCCGGGCGAACGGGTGATCGAGGCGGGAACCGGTGCCGGCGCCGGTCTTCTCTGCCTCAGCTATCGCGTGCCCGAACTCCGCGGAGTCGGCATCGAGCGGGATCCGGAACTGGCTGCCCTCGCGCGCGACAACCTGCGGACGAACGGCTTCGAGGGCACCACGATCATTACCGCCGACATCACCGGCCCACCGCTCACCGGCCCAGTCGACCATGCCTTCGCCAACCCGCCCTGGCGCCCGGTCGCCGACACCCCCTCGCCCGATCCCGGCCGCCGCCTCGCCTACGAGGCGCCCGGCGATCTGCTGCCGGCCTGGACCGCGTCTCTGACGCGATTGCTGCGTCCGCGCGGCAGCCTGTCGCTGATCCTCCCCGCGGCATCGCTCGATACCGCGCTCGAGGCGGCGCGCGCGGCGGGCTGCGGATCATTGCGGATCCTGCCGCTCTGGCCACGTGCCGGGAGGCCGGCGAAGCTGTTCATTCTCCGGGCAATTCGCGGCGGGCGCGGGCCGACCGTGCTGCTGCCGGGCCTTGTGCTGCACGAGGCCAGCGGCTTCAGCGAGGCCGCCAATCTCGTGCTCCGCGACGGCGCGGCCATCGACCTCTGA
- a CDS encoding phospholipase D-like domain-containing protein, producing MRPLIFLLLLIHCGVALAVTRHALLRKADVRAALGWIAIAWLSAVIGGPLYLAFGINRINRRASRLSVRTDSLDVSFGEATPPDAQPAIQALARVGQRVTGVPLQSGNAVAIHHGGSKAYPAMLEAIRAARHSIALASYIFRDDRVGRTFVAALAAAHERGVEVRVLIDGVGGGYLRAPAFRALRRAGVPCAKFLHSWAPWRMPLLNLRNHKKLLVIDGGAGFTGGLNIGAENLAPDDPSDRVDDVHLRVEGPATRQLMASFAQDWLFTTGETLEGPAWWPQIGEAGVTPARGIRSGPDGDLFNLETILGAAITLAERRIRIVTPYFLPDPQLEFALAQAALRGVELQIVIPERSDHRLMDWAMRAHLRFFRAIRPHVRLGAAPFNHAKLVTVDGAWCLIGSSNWDTRSLRLNFEFDLECYDPVVCARIDALIDSKVAAAAPLRQGLETGPFAPLRDAAARLLLPYL from the coding sequence ATGCGGCCGCTGATTTTCCTGCTCCTGCTGATTCATTGCGGAGTCGCCTTGGCGGTGACGCGGCACGCGCTGCTGCGCAAGGCGGATGTACGGGCGGCCCTCGGCTGGATCGCGATCGCCTGGCTGTCGGCAGTGATTGGCGGCCCGCTTTACCTTGCCTTCGGCATCAACCGGATCAACCGGCGCGCGAGCCGCCTCTCCGTCCGCACCGACTCGCTCGATGTCAGTTTCGGCGAAGCGACACCGCCCGACGCGCAACCCGCCATACAGGCGCTCGCCCGGGTCGGCCAGCGGGTCACCGGCGTTCCCCTGCAATCGGGCAACGCCGTTGCCATCCACCACGGCGGATCCAAGGCCTATCCGGCGATGCTGGAGGCGATCCGCGCGGCACGACACAGCATCGCACTCGCATCCTACATTTTCCGCGATGACCGCGTCGGCCGGACCTTCGTCGCCGCCCTTGCCGCGGCGCATGAGCGGGGGGTCGAGGTTCGTGTGCTGATCGATGGCGTCGGCGGCGGCTATCTGCGCGCGCCCGCCTTTCGCGCGCTGCGACGAGCCGGTGTGCCCTGCGCGAAGTTCCTGCACAGCTGGGCGCCGTGGCGGATGCCGCTGCTGAACCTGCGCAACCACAAGAAGCTGCTGGTGATCGACGGCGGCGCCGGCTTCACCGGCGGGCTGAACATCGGCGCCGAGAATCTCGCCCCCGACGATCCGTCCGACCGGGTGGACGATGTTCACCTTCGCGTGGAAGGGCCGGCCACACGGCAACTGATGGCCAGCTTCGCCCAGGACTGGCTGTTCACAACCGGCGAGACGCTCGAAGGTCCGGCCTGGTGGCCGCAGATCGGCGAGGCCGGCGTGACGCCCGCGCGCGGCATCCGCTCCGGACCGGATGGCGACCTGTTCAACCTCGAGACGATTCTCGGTGCTGCGATCACCCTTGCGGAACGGCGGATCAGGATCGTCACCCCCTATTTCCTGCCTGATCCGCAGCTGGAGTTCGCCCTTGCCCAGGCCGCGCTCCGCGGGGTCGAGTTGCAGATCGTGATCCCGGAGCGGAGCGATCACCGGTTGATGGACTGGGCGATGCGCGCGCATCTGCGCTTCTTCCGCGCCATCCGCCCGCATGTGCGGCTCGGCGCAGCGCCGTTCAACCACGCCAAGCTGGTGACGGTGGACGGCGCCTGGTGCCTGATCGGCAGCTCGAACTGGGACACGCGGAGCCTGCGGCTCAATTTTGAGTTCGATCTCGAATGCTACGATCCGGTCGTCTGCGCCAGGATCGACGCGTTGATCGACTCGAAAGTGGCGGCGGCGGCACCATTACGGCAGGGGCTCGAGACAGGGCCATTCGCGCCGCTACGCGACGCGGCCGCGCGCTTGCTCCTGCCCTATCTCTGA
- a CDS encoding polyprenyl synthetase family protein, whose translation MDGLLTSGQDAGTARTRPEEDALHRLAVVLQDDLTETNRTILARMASDVELIPQLAAHLIAAGGKRLRPLLTLAAARLCGYRGERHIHLAACVEFIHTATLLHDDVVDESGLRRGLASANAVFGNKASVLVGDFLFARAFELMVEDGSLDVLRILCNASATIAEGEVLQLTTQNDLSTDIPRYFKVIEGKTAALFAAACEVGGVVADRDSAVCGALAGYGAALGMAFQLVDDALDYAADQNELGKTVGDDFREGKLTYPVLVAYAAGDGPERAFWRRTIEDGEQTETDLATALDLIRRHDAIGQTIREADAFARKAKDALATLPDDPLRALMMEAADYAVSRHR comes from the coding sequence GTGGATGGGCTGCTGACCTCGGGACAGGATGCCGGAACGGCGCGCACGCGTCCGGAGGAAGATGCCTTGCATCGCCTCGCGGTGGTCCTTCAGGACGATCTGACGGAAACGAACCGCACCATCCTCGCGCGCATGGCGAGCGATGTGGAACTGATCCCGCAACTTGCTGCGCATCTGATCGCCGCGGGTGGCAAGCGGCTGCGGCCGCTTCTCACACTCGCCGCGGCGCGTCTCTGCGGCTATCGCGGCGAGCGGCATATCCACCTCGCCGCATGTGTCGAATTCATCCACACAGCCACGCTGCTGCATGACGATGTGGTGGATGAAAGCGGCCTCCGCCGCGGGCTCGCGAGCGCGAACGCCGTGTTTGGCAACAAGGCTTCGGTGCTGGTGGGGGATTTCCTGTTTGCCCGTGCCTTCGAGCTGATGGTCGAGGACGGCTCGCTGGACGTGCTGCGAATTCTCTGCAACGCCTCGGCTACCATCGCCGAGGGCGAGGTGCTCCAGCTTACGACCCAGAATGATCTCAGCACGGACATTCCGCGCTATTTCAAGGTGATCGAGGGCAAGACCGCGGCGCTGTTCGCGGCGGCGTGCGAGGTGGGCGGTGTTGTTGCCGACCGTGACTCTGCGGTGTGCGGCGCGCTTGCCGGCTACGGCGCGGCGCTCGGCATGGCGTTCCAGCTCGTCGATGACGCACTCGATTATGCGGCCGACCAGAACGAACTGGGCAAGACCGTCGGCGACGATTTCCGCGAAGGCAAGCTGACCTATCCGGTCCTGGTGGCCTATGCGGCGGGCGATGGTCCTGAGCGCGCGTTCTGGCGCCGTACCATCGAGGACGGCGAGCAGACCGAAACCGATCTCGCCACAGCTCTCGATCTGATCCGCAGGCATGACGCCATCGGCCAGACCATCCGCGAGGCCGACGCATTCGCGCGCAAGGCGAAGGACGCACTGGCCACGCTGCCGGACGATCCGCTGCGCGCCCTGATGATGGAGGCGGCTGATTATGCCGTCTCCCGCCATCGCTGA
- a CDS encoding putative signal transducing protein — METIVASTDTIRLSFLMALLRDAGLAPVLLDQNIAAIEGNIGAFPRRIAVATDEAAQARRILREAGEA; from the coding sequence ATGGAAACGATCGTTGCGTCGACGGATACGATCCGCCTCAGTTTCCTGATGGCGCTCCTCCGCGATGCCGGACTCGCCCCGGTGCTGCTGGATCAGAATATCGCCGCGATCGAGGGCAATATCGGGGCGTTTCCCCGCCGGATCGCGGTTGCGACGGACGAGGCGGCGCAGGCCCGCCGCATTCTGCGCGAGGCCGGCGAGGCATGA
- the ftsH gene encoding ATP-dependent zinc metalloprotease FtsH has product MDIKREHKINFWFLIAAVIGVLLIQNLLTRPPDVKVIPYSEFLTLAKSGGVADLRIDQDRITGRFTKPPAKTPATFETNRVEPALAATLEKTGISFAATPGPTLLERALGWVLPIFLFAFIWLFLIRRMSGESGVGGMMSIGKSRAKIYVEKDIKVTFADVAGVDEAKAELQEVVDFLRNPKEYGRLGARVPKGILLVGPPGTGKTLLARAVAGEAGVTFFSISGSEFVEMFVGVGAARVRDLFEQARRQAPAIVFIDELDALGRARGGIFTGGGHDEKEQTLNQLLTELDGFDSSTGVVLLAATNRPEILDAALLRAGRFDRQVLVDRPDRKGRIAILTIHAKRITLAPDVSIEQVAALTPGFTGADLANLVNEAALLATRRRADAVTLEDFNQAIERIVAGLEKRNRLLNPHERDIVAHHETGHALVAMALPGADPVQKISIIPRGIAALGYTIQRPLEDRYLMDRRELFQRMTVLLAGRAAESLVFDEVSTGAADDFVKATEIARSMVLRYGMVPELGLVAYETDSGSAWLGGASATDLRPRRYGEQTADAIDAAVRDILDTAFEAARLILRQNRALLDEVADDLLRRETLAAADLQLIAARVIRPAALPFLPAPDQPSAAAAASVTTIG; this is encoded by the coding sequence ATGGACATCAAGCGCGAGCACAAGATCAATTTCTGGTTTCTCATCGCCGCCGTGATCGGTGTGCTGCTGATCCAGAACCTCCTCACCCGTCCGCCAGACGTGAAGGTGATTCCCTACAGCGAATTCCTCACCCTTGCGAAGTCGGGGGGTGTTGCCGACCTCCGGATCGACCAGGATAGGATCACCGGCCGCTTCACCAAGCCGCCGGCGAAAACACCGGCGACATTCGAAACCAACAGGGTCGAACCGGCGCTAGCCGCGACACTCGAAAAGACCGGGATCAGCTTCGCGGCGACGCCGGGGCCCACCCTGCTCGAGCGCGCGCTTGGCTGGGTGCTGCCGATCTTCCTCTTCGCGTTCATCTGGCTGTTCCTGATCCGCCGCATGTCCGGGGAGTCCGGTGTCGGCGGCATGATGTCGATCGGCAAAAGCCGGGCGAAAATCTATGTCGAGAAGGATATCAAGGTGACCTTTGCCGACGTTGCCGGCGTCGACGAGGCGAAGGCCGAGCTACAGGAAGTGGTCGATTTCCTCCGGAATCCGAAGGAATACGGCCGCCTCGGCGCGCGCGTTCCCAAGGGGATCCTGCTGGTTGGCCCGCCAGGAACAGGCAAGACGCTGCTCGCGCGCGCCGTCGCCGGCGAGGCCGGCGTGACCTTCTTCTCGATTTCGGGATCGGAATTCGTCGAGATGTTCGTCGGCGTCGGCGCGGCCCGCGTGCGCGACCTGTTCGAGCAGGCGCGACGGCAGGCGCCGGCGATCGTCTTCATCGACGAACTCGATGCGCTCGGCCGCGCGCGTGGCGGCATTTTCACCGGCGGCGGGCACGACGAGAAAGAGCAGACGCTGAACCAGTTGCTGACCGAACTCGACGGGTTCGACAGCAGCACCGGCGTCGTTCTCCTTGCCGCGACCAACCGCCCCGAAATTCTCGACGCGGCGCTGCTGCGTGCAGGTCGGTTCGACCGCCAGGTGCTGGTCGACCGGCCGGACCGCAAGGGACGCATTGCCATCCTGACCATCCATGCGAAGCGCATCACCCTTGCTCCGGATGTCTCGATCGAGCAGGTCGCGGCGCTGACGCCGGGCTTCACCGGCGCGGATCTCGCCAATCTGGTGAACGAGGCCGCGCTGCTCGCCACCCGGCGCCGGGCCGATGCCGTGACGCTGGAGGATTTCAACCAGGCGATCGAGCGCATCGTCGCCGGGCTGGAGAAGCGCAACCGGCTGCTCAACCCGCACGAGCGGGACATCGTCGCCCATCACGAAACCGGCCATGCGCTTGTCGCCATGGCGCTGCCGGGCGCCGATCCTGTGCAGAAGATCTCGATCATCCCGCGCGGGATCGCCGCCCTCGGCTACACCATCCAGCGCCCGCTGGAGGACCGTTACCTGATGGACCGGCGGGAACTGTTCCAGCGGATGACGGTGCTGCTGGCGGGCCGCGCCGCCGAATCCCTGGTATTCGACGAGGTTTCGACCGGGGCGGCGGATGACTTCGTGAAGGCCACCGAGATCGCCCGCAGCATGGTGCTGCGCTATGGCATGGTGCCGGAACTCGGCCTCGTGGCCTATGAAACGGACTCAGGCAGCGCCTGGCTCGGCGGTGCCTCGGCCACCGATCTCAGGCCACGCCGCTACGGCGAGCAGACGGCGGATGCGATCGACGCCGCGGTGCGGGATATTCTCGATACAGCGTTCGAGGCGGCGCGTCTCATCCTGCGGCAGAATCGTGCCCTGCTCGACGAGGTGGCGGATGATCTGCTGCGGCGGGAAACGCTCGCTGCCGCCGATCTGCAGCTCATCGCCGCACGGGTGATCCGGCCTGCTGCCCTGCCCTTCCTGCCCGCGCCGGATCAGCCTTCGGCGGCGGCGGCGGCGAGTGTCACCACGATCGGGTGA
- a CDS encoding alpha/beta hydrolase: MTTPHLRGRCAEWGRMSRAERDRAYDNSAAVPESPALNEARIAASREFRARHAAGLDLRYGPRERNLWDIYAAEDPNAPCLVFIHGGYWQRNRREDFACLAEGVRAHGWSCALPGYTLAPEITLADIVAEIHQALDWLAGHGAAHGVAGPVVLSGWSAGGHLAAMGLRHPRVTAGFAISGVFELGPLRDTYLNEKLRLTDEEAATLSPLRLPVVNKPLAIAYGTRELAALVTDSRDLHALRAASHAPGPLLPVAGADHFTILDQLRRPDGELTRATLGLLPQR; encoded by the coding sequence ATGACCACGCCGCATCTGCGCGGACGCTGTGCCGAATGGGGCCGGATGAGCCGGGCGGAGCGTGACCGCGCCTATGACAATTCGGCGGCCGTTCCCGAAAGCCCGGCGCTGAACGAGGCACGGATCGCCGCCTCGCGCGAATTCCGCGCCCGCCATGCCGCCGGGCTCGATCTGCGGTACGGCCCGCGTGAGCGCAATCTCTGGGACATCTACGCCGCGGAAGATCCCAACGCCCCCTGCCTCGTGTTCATCCACGGTGGCTACTGGCAGCGAAACCGGCGCGAGGATTTCGCCTGCCTGGCCGAGGGGGTGCGCGCCCATGGCTGGTCCTGTGCCCTGCCAGGCTATACCCTGGCACCCGAGATCACGCTGGCGGACATTGTCGCCGAAATCCACCAGGCACTGGATTGGCTGGCGGGACATGGCGCCGCGCACGGCGTCGCTGGCCCGGTCGTGCTGTCGGGTTGGTCTGCCGGCGGGCATCTCGCGGCGATGGGGCTGCGCCATCCGCGGGTGACGGCGGGGTTTGCCATTTCCGGCGTGTTCGAACTCGGGCCGCTGCGCGACACCTACCTCAACGAGAAGCTGCGCCTGACCGACGAGGAAGCCGCGACGCTGTCGCCCCTGCGCCTGCCGGTCGTGAACAAGCCCCTCGCGATCGCCTACGGCACGCGTGAACTGGCGGCGCTGGTTACCGACAGCCGCGATCTGCACGCCCTGCGTGCCGCCAGTCATGCGCCGGGGCCGCTCCTGCCTGTGGCCGGCGCCGACCATTTCACCATCCTCGATCAGCTGCGCCGGCCGGATGGGGAACTGACGAGAGCCACGCTCGGCCTGTTGCCTCAGAGATAG
- the dnaN gene encoding DNA polymerase III subunit beta, with product MKLKADRATLLKALAHVQNVVEKRNTIPILANVLLSVKEGRLTIAATDLEIALIEEVAATTMRDGSVTAPAATLYEIVRRQPDNAEIELDHPGGDAPLALRAGRYATKLVVLPTDEFPKLDAGKLTHRFAVPAQALRGLIDRTRFAISTEETRYYLNGIYLHSAESEGVPVLRAVATDGHRLARVEEPLPEGAAGMPGVIVPRKTVNEIRKLLDEVSGDVSIALSETRIQFELDTMRMTSKLIDGTYPDYSKVIPTGNDKILRVETADFSAAVARVSAITSERNKPVKLSVGRDLLVLSATSPDQGTATEELDAEQVEYRATPLEIGFQARYLNDVTEQIKGKVEFCFADGAAPTLVRAAGDESAIFVLMPMRV from the coding sequence ATGAAGCTCAAGGCGGATCGGGCAACGCTGCTGAAGGCGCTGGCCCATGTTCAGAACGTTGTCGAAAAACGCAACACGATTCCCATCCTGGCCAATGTGCTGTTGTCGGTGAAGGAAGGCCGGCTGACCATCGCCGCGACCGATCTGGAGATCGCGCTGATCGAGGAGGTCGCCGCGACGACGATGAGGGACGGCTCTGTCACCGCGCCGGCGGCGACCCTTTACGAGATCGTGCGCCGCCAGCCGGACAACGCCGAGATCGAGCTCGACCATCCGGGCGGTGACGCGCCGCTCGCGCTGCGGGCAGGACGCTACGCCACCAAGCTCGTGGTGCTGCCGACCGACGAATTCCCCAAGCTCGATGCCGGCAAGCTGACGCATCGCTTCGCCGTGCCGGCGCAGGCGCTGCGCGGGCTGATCGACCGCACGCGCTTCGCGATCTCGACCGAGGAAACCCGCTACTATCTCAACGGCATCTATCTTCATTCCGCCGAGTCGGAGGGAGTGCCGGTGCTTCGCGCCGTGGCGACGGACGGGCATCGTCTCGCCCGCGTCGAGGAACCGCTGCCCGAGGGCGCCGCGGGGATGCCCGGCGTCATCGTGCCGCGCAAGACGGTGAACGAGATCCGCAAGCTGCTCGACGAGGTCTCCGGCGATGTCTCGATCGCGCTCTCGGAAACCCGCATCCAGTTCGAGCTGGACACCATGCGGATGACCAGCAAGCTGATCGACGGCACCTATCCCGATTATTCGAAGGTGATCCCTACGGGCAACGACAAGATACTGCGCGTCGAGACCGCCGATTTCTCCGCCGCAGTGGCGCGCGTCTCGGCGATTACCTCCGAGCGAAACAAGCCGGTCAAACTCTCCGTCGGCCGCGACCTCCTGGTGCTTTCGGCGACCAGCCCTGACCAGGGCACGGCAACCGAGGAACTCGACGCCGAGCAGGTGGAATACCGTGCCACCCCGCTCGAAATCGGCTTCCAGGCCCGCTACCTCAACGACGTGACGGAACAGATCAAGGGCAAGGTGGAGTTCTGCTTCGCCGACGGCGCGGCGCCGACCCTGGTGCGCGCCGCCGGCGACGAGAGCGCGATTTTCGTTCTCATGCCGATGCGGGTCTGA